GATAGATATTTAGTAGGGAGCGGCATTGTCTCGTAACCTAATTGAGAGAATCCTTCCCAATAATCAGGAATAGCCCATTTATTATCCAAGGCAATTAGATAGAGTTCAGAACCAGGATATGCCATAACAGAATAAAAATTTGCAAATTCACAATTTAGCTCCATGGCAAGTTCAAGGGTCTCATGCATGGTATTAAGATTGTCTTCAGGCAAACCAAACATAAAATTTCCGTGAACATATATATCATGAGCCTGTATCGACTTAACTATGCTCTTTATATCTTTTTTTATATTTTTATTTACATCACCTCTTACCCTATCGTTTCCAGATTCAATACCAAGGCAAATCCAGTTTATACCAGCCTTCTTTAATTTTGGGAGCATACTTTCTTTTATTGTATCTACCCTTCCATACACCCAGATATTTAAATCATAGCCAAGCTCTATTATCATATCGCATAATCTTTCAACCCTTTTTGGAGATAAAATAAATAGCTCGTCATCAAATCTTATATTTCTTATTTTGTATTTTTTCACGAGCTCATCAATCCATGATATAACTTTTTTTTCAGACCAGTATCTTATCCCAGATTTTCCAAAGATTGTATTGATACAACAATATGTGCATGAATAAGGACAACCAAGGGATGTATTCATTGACACATAAGGGGATCTAACATCTGAAAAATCTGTTTTATTGCTTTTTTCAAAGTCCTGAAAGCAATGCATATTATGTGCCCTATAGAGATTTAGATCAGGAAGCAAATCCCAGGGATAACTTGGAAGTTCAATATCAAGATTTTTTACTATAGGTGAAGGTTCATTATTTAATATAGAGCCGCTTTTTTTATAATATAGACCTTTTACGGCCTTGATATTTATCTTACCTTTTAAGTAATTGATTAAAGACTCTAAAGTATAAGCACCCTCTCCTTTTATGACAAAATCTATATGCTCTTCTGCAAGGGTTCTTTCAGGAAGCGCCGAAGGATGTATACCTCCCATGGCAATGGGGATATCGCTGTTATATTTTTTTATATCCTTAGCGATCTTTCCTGCGATAGGCATAGTTTGTGTTGATGCTGAAGGATTATGACCATACACCATTATGGCTATAACTCGTGGATTATATGTATTTATAAGCTTTTCTGGCGTATTATCATACCAACCTTCAACGTTTACATCATATATTGATACGTCAAAACTTTTTTCTCTTAAATATCCCGATAGAAGTAATGTCCAGGCTGGCGTTGCCACGGCAGTATACTCTTTTGAAAGATCTTGATAAAGCTTTTTTTGATCTCCAGGATGAATAAAAAGTATATCTTTACTCATATAGTCAATTCCCAAATTAACATAACATTATCAAGTCAACTTTCTAAATATTACCATATCTATTGTTTGTAATAATTTTGTAGCCTTTTATAAGTTCTTTTATACCCATGTCAAGGGAATAGATTGGTTTAAAACCTGTTCTTTCTATCTTTTCATTGGACACAATATAATCCCTTTTATCAGGGTCTTCTCCTATGGGGGCCTCAAGATAAACAAAATCAGTGATATGTTCTTTTATCTTGGCACATAATTCCAATTTGGAAAGATTTGCATCAGACAAACCTACATTAAATATTTCATTTTTCATGCTTTCAAAATTATTCATGGCGTGGATAAACGCCCTTACTACATCTCTTATATGTATATAATTCCTTTT
This is a stretch of genomic DNA from Syntrophorhabdaceae bacterium. It encodes these proteins:
- a CDS encoding radical SAM protein; amino-acid sequence: MSKDILFIHPGDQKKLYQDLSKEYTAVATPAWTLLLSGYLREKSFDVSIYDVNVEGWYDNTPEKLINTYNPRVIAIMVYGHNPSASTQTMPIAGKIAKDIKKYNSDIPIAMGGIHPSALPERTLAEEHIDFVIKGEGAYTLESLINYLKGKINIKAVKGLYYKKSGSILNNEPSPIVKNLDIELPSYPWDLLPDLNLYRAHNMHCFQDFEKSNKTDFSDVRSPYVSMNTSLGCPYSCTYCCINTIFGKSGIRYWSEKKVISWIDELVKKYKIRNIRFDDELFILSPKRVERLCDMIIELGYDLNIWVYGRVDTIKESMLPKLKKAGINWICLGIESGNDRVRGDVNKNIKKDIKSIVKSIQAHDIYVHGNFMFGLPEDNLNTMHETLELAMELNCEFANFYSVMAYPGSELYLIALDNKWAIPDYWEGFSQLGYETMPLPTKYLSAKEVLSFRDYAFYTYHSNPRYLNMINDKFGSKVRTHIDKMLYIKLKRRLLGD